From Lujinxingia vulgaris, a single genomic window includes:
- a CDS encoding DUF4397 domain-containing protein, whose amino-acid sequence MSKSVTQLWALLGVALIALMVSACGDSDVCVSNDECGAGQACFDGECILQVVDCYDDLDCGESYQQCLAGQCVNNTSCDVTADCAPGQACDSAGACVERQCSRSSDCPGSYLCDEGICTTTPRQCRNVGEECVPGEPTRSGFACEDLGDGPTCYETCTEYRVCGANGSATSAFDCGGGQACVTATELQNRPVCRPSQCAGIATAEEDCAEIVAANPELFAAGVNCGMQNGVRTCLPAGGGDENDACTDASDCSEGLVCVTGIDALVDPNSNTSASFVDGFCARPCSEDGQCGGEQACIGETSGAVMGSGFCGDRCDPFAHTGNQCGEALACAPVDGVDGLCGRESDNELELYESCSGSDSCPDSSACIQIEQGVRKCLPLCDPTLRTTAQRDATCPSADTSAYIQVAHFGADLPAVDIAVDGEPTIEGLAFGSIAGEDTFLSLPSGERQITVTSAGASPTVLYDETLTLESGAALLIGAVADSTATNGLAVLVSELTRGEEVAAAEARVRLVHGINLPSAVDVVFAEAGADVSEAANRIYALENALFGDVGSYMNLAEGDYDVYVFDPGAFDSEDALATLSFTATGGAISTEFIIDENAPTLIGAAYDSAPMGRVLGGTCINLSQGAAQIGLGFCLESCANSDQWGVGACSGENDRCNDFGDGTGICLGSGGTAIGETCEDDSDCVDGAHCDMNGTGEGVCRSYCQPEEQTNDALACGSGEICVASAGTDNFGKCRIACNPGPDSTDPNCPADQKGCFGPEGQSFCQPSGDLTEGASCGNPETQNCQPGLVCARQANTLGGFLQSPFTAPESLGAPGGTCTQVCEPFKAESGCPDGFACSPITPDGASVTLGHCVERTAAPIRSLESCDLADTGKMCDENSFCIEEALNACAEPQAICVQLCDFFGGGGCTDGTVCEAWSDDGPLFGLYGICR is encoded by the coding sequence ATGAGTAAGTCGGTAACACAACTTTGGGCGTTGCTCGGCGTCGCTCTCATCGCGCTGATGGTTTCAGCGTGCGGAGACAGCGACGTATGTGTGAGCAACGATGAATGCGGCGCCGGACAGGCCTGCTTTGATGGCGAGTGCATTCTGCAGGTGGTGGACTGCTACGACGACCTGGATTGCGGTGAGAGCTACCAGCAGTGCCTCGCCGGTCAGTGTGTCAACAACACCAGCTGTGACGTGACCGCCGACTGCGCCCCCGGTCAGGCCTGCGACTCCGCCGGCGCCTGTGTGGAACGCCAGTGCTCGCGCAGCAGCGACTGCCCCGGCAGCTACCTCTGTGACGAAGGCATCTGCACCACCACCCCGCGCCAGTGCCGCAACGTCGGCGAAGAGTGCGTGCCCGGTGAGCCGACCCGCTCTGGTTTTGCGTGTGAAGACCTCGGCGACGGACCGACCTGCTACGAGACCTGCACCGAGTACCGCGTCTGCGGTGCCAACGGTAGCGCAACCTCCGCGTTTGACTGCGGCGGTGGCCAGGCGTGTGTGACCGCCACCGAACTGCAGAACCGCCCGGTTTGCCGTCCCTCGCAGTGCGCTGGCATCGCCACCGCAGAAGAAGACTGCGCCGAGATCGTTGCTGCCAATCCGGAGCTTTTCGCCGCCGGCGTCAACTGCGGCATGCAGAATGGCGTTCGCACCTGCCTTCCGGCCGGTGGCGGCGACGAGAACGACGCCTGCACCGACGCCAGCGATTGCTCCGAAGGGCTTGTGTGCGTGACCGGTATCGATGCGCTCGTGGACCCCAACTCGAACACCAGCGCGTCTTTCGTCGACGGCTTCTGCGCGCGTCCCTGCTCCGAAGACGGGCAGTGCGGCGGCGAGCAGGCCTGCATCGGTGAGACCAGCGGCGCGGTGATGGGCAGCGGCTTCTGCGGCGATCGCTGTGACCCCTTCGCGCACACTGGCAACCAGTGTGGCGAAGCTCTGGCCTGCGCCCCGGTCGACGGCGTCGACGGCCTCTGCGGTCGTGAAAGCGACAACGAGCTTGAACTCTATGAGAGCTGCTCCGGCAGCGACTCGTGCCCTGATAGCTCGGCCTGCATCCAGATTGAGCAAGGCGTGCGCAAGTGCCTGCCGCTGTGTGACCCGACCCTGCGCACCACCGCGCAGCGCGACGCTACCTGCCCCTCGGCCGACACCAGCGCGTACATTCAGGTCGCGCACTTCGGCGCCGATCTTCCCGCTGTGGACATCGCTGTTGATGGCGAGCCCACCATCGAAGGCCTGGCCTTCGGTAGCATCGCTGGCGAAGACACCTTCCTTTCGCTTCCCTCCGGCGAACGTCAGATCACCGTGACGAGCGCCGGCGCAAGCCCCACGGTGCTCTACGATGAGACCCTCACCCTGGAAAGCGGTGCCGCGCTGCTGATCGGCGCGGTTGCAGATTCGACCGCCACCAACGGTCTCGCGGTGCTGGTCTCGGAGCTGACGCGTGGCGAAGAAGTTGCCGCTGCTGAAGCCCGCGTGCGTCTCGTGCACGGTATCAACCTTCCGTCGGCCGTGGACGTGGTCTTCGCCGAAGCCGGCGCGGATGTGAGCGAAGCGGCCAACCGTATCTACGCTCTTGAAAATGCGCTCTTCGGCGATGTCGGCAGCTACATGAACCTGGCCGAAGGTGATTACGACGTCTACGTCTTTGATCCCGGCGCCTTTGATTCGGAAGACGCCCTCGCCACGCTGAGCTTCACCGCTACCGGTGGCGCGATCAGCACCGAGTTCATCATCGACGAGAACGCTCCGACCCTTATCGGCGCGGCGTACGACTCGGCTCCGATGGGTCGCGTGCTGGGCGGTACCTGCATCAACCTCTCGCAGGGTGCCGCTCAGATCGGTCTGGGCTTCTGCCTTGAGTCCTGCGCCAACTCCGACCAGTGGGGCGTGGGTGCCTGCAGTGGCGAGAATGATCGCTGCAACGACTTCGGCGACGGCACGGGCATCTGCCTGGGCTCCGGTGGTACGGCCATCGGCGAGACCTGCGAAGACGACAGCGACTGCGTCGACGGTGCCCACTGCGACATGAACGGCACCGGCGAAGGCGTCTGCCGCTCCTACTGCCAGCCCGAAGAGCAGACCAACGACGCGCTCGCCTGCGGCAGCGGCGAGATCTGCGTGGCGTCTGCGGGCACCGATAACTTCGGTAAGTGCCGCATCGCCTGCAACCCGGGTCCGGACAGCACCGACCCGAACTGCCCGGCCGACCAGAAGGGCTGCTTCGGCCCCGAAGGTCAGAGCTTCTGCCAGCCCTCCGGTGATCTCACCGAAGGCGCGAGCTGCGGTAACCCCGAGACGCAGAACTGCCAGCCGGGCCTTGTCTGTGCCCGCCAGGCCAACACCCTGGGCGGCTTCCTGCAGAGCCCCTTCACCGCGCCCGAGTCGCTCGGTGCCCCGGGTGGTACCTGCACCCAGGTCTGTGAGCCCTTCAAGGCGGAGAGTGGTTGCCCCGACGGGTTCGCCTGCTCGCCGATCACCCCCGATGGCGCCAGCGTGACCCTGGGTCACTGCGTGGAGCGCACCGCGGCTCCGATTCGCTCGCTTGAGTCCTGCGATCTGGCCGACACCGGTAAGATGTGCGATGAGAACTCCTTCTGTATCGAAGAAGCGCTCAACGCCTGCGCCGAGCCTCAGGCCATCTGCGTGCAGCTCTGCGACTTCTTCGGCGGTGGCGGCTGCACCGACGGCACCGTCTGTGAGGCCTGGTCCGATGATGGACCTCTCTTCGGCCTCTACGGCATCTGCCGCTAA
- a CDS encoding 50S ribosomal protein L25, producing MASKNKPTLNATVRAESGKGVARKLRAQGLIPAICYGTNTENISLAMDPAEFDKIMDTKRQINSVFNIALDNGTTVESVMLRDYQFDPIRRVVIHADLVVVDMDKPVQVSVPIEPTGRAKGVRMGGRLRVIQPVVKIAARPDDIPEEIVVDVTELAPDGAIMASELTYPEGVEPAYKMDYALLRIQMPRKKVTKEEDAKAKKAKKAG from the coding sequence ATGGCTTCGAAGAATAAACCTACCCTGAACGCGACGGTTCGCGCCGAGTCCGGGAAGGGCGTCGCGCGCAAACTGCGCGCGCAAGGCTTGATCCCGGCCATCTGCTACGGGACGAACACCGAGAACATCTCGCTGGCGATGGACCCGGCGGAGTTCGATAAGATCATGGACACCAAGCGTCAGATCAACTCGGTGTTCAACATCGCGCTCGACAACGGCACCACCGTTGAGAGCGTGATGCTTCGCGACTATCAGTTCGACCCGATCCGTCGCGTGGTCATTCACGCCGACCTGGTCGTCGTCGACATGGACAAGCCCGTGCAGGTCAGCGTGCCGATCGAACCGACCGGCCGCGCCAAGGGTGTTCGTATGGGTGGTCGCCTTCGCGTCATCCAGCCGGTGGTCAAGATCGCCGCGCGTCCCGACGATATCCCCGAGGAGATCGTGGTCGACGTCACCGAGCTTGCTCCCGACGGCGCCATCATGGCCAGCGAGCTGACCTACCCCGAAGGGGTTGAGCCGGCGTACAAGATGGACTACGCGCTGCTGCGTATCCAGATGCCGCGCAAGAAGGTCACCAAAGAAGAAGACGCCAAGGCGAAGAAGGCCAAGAAGGCCGGCTGA
- a CDS encoding glutathione S-transferase: MSYELFISRASPYSMKIAAMLAYLGVEHRLVIQNAVNRFSVIRRLSGRTMVPMLRREDWAINDSTAIARYAMRLPELRRTLWMPPGIDTLSFLLEDFTDEWMVRWAMHSRWMHDADRRHIERLIEKELTGGIPGVGRLVGSTIRSSLRGWGIIEENSATLEASARRTLDALALALDDGRLYLFGDRPSLADFGVFGPLGQYASDPSGAKTLGSSDFKKLRAYEARIRAMLDGEVVEGQATDTALTALEPLMAEALGTYWEVMVANLDALDMKKRPVSTSARLLDGAAFEFAPSRHLRGLLEQWLELVEDAYRSRQELFGSEGAVLERALINRIEELARRPSGRDLVAAHPGLGLR, encoded by the coding sequence ATGTCCTATGAATTATTCATCAGCCGCGCCAGCCCCTATTCGATGAAGATCGCCGCGATGCTGGCCTACCTCGGCGTGGAACATCGGCTGGTCATTCAGAATGCCGTCAACCGCTTCTCGGTGATCCGAAGGCTCTCCGGCCGCACGATGGTGCCGATGCTGCGCCGCGAGGACTGGGCGATCAATGACTCCACCGCGATCGCGCGCTACGCGATGCGTCTTCCCGAGCTTCGCCGCACTCTGTGGATGCCGCCGGGCATCGACACGCTGAGCTTTCTCCTGGAAGACTTCACCGACGAATGGATGGTGCGATGGGCCATGCACTCCCGTTGGATGCATGACGCCGACCGTCGCCACATCGAACGCCTCATAGAAAAGGAACTCACCGGGGGGATCCCCGGAGTGGGGCGGCTGGTGGGAAGCACCATCCGAAGCTCGTTGAGGGGCTGGGGCATCATCGAAGAAAACAGCGCAACGCTGGAGGCCAGCGCGCGCCGCACCCTCGACGCCCTGGCCCTGGCGCTGGACGATGGTCGCCTCTACCTCTTCGGCGATCGACCCTCCCTGGCCGATTTCGGCGTCTTCGGGCCGCTCGGGCAATACGCCAGCGATCCTTCCGGTGCAAAGACGCTGGGCTCGTCGGACTTTAAGAAACTTCGCGCCTATGAGGCACGTATCCGCGCCATGCTTGATGGCGAGGTTGTGGAGGGGCAGGCCACCGACACGGCGCTGACGGCGCTGGAGCCCTTGATGGCCGAGGCGCTCGGGACCTACTGGGAGGTGATGGTGGCCAACCTCGATGCCCTGGATATGAAGAAACGCCCGGTCTCCACCAGCGCGCGCCTGCTCGACGGGGCGGCGTTTGAGTTTGCGCCCTCGCGGCACCTGCGCGGGTTGTTAGAGCAGTGGCTGGAGTTGGTCGAAGACGCCTACCGAAGCCGTCAGGAGCTCTTCGGTTCAGAGGGCGCGGTGCTGGAGCGCGCGCTCATCAACCGCATCGAAGAGCTTGCGCGTCGGCCTTCTGGGCGCGACCTGGTAGCAGCCCATCCCGGGCTTGGATTGCGATAA
- the rpsF gene encoding 30S ribosomal protein S6 yields the protein MAVERLREYETIYIVRPDAGEEEFARLRERVEGIIENEGGHLLKFDDWGQRKLAYEIHDKSESRRFERGNYQYYRYLVGGNTVAEIERNLQLIDSVLKFLTVKLEDDLIAEERLARPEEEEIEEVIPAQDDDE from the coding sequence ATGGCTGTAGAGAGACTACGCGAATACGAGACGATCTACATCGTGCGTCCCGACGCCGGCGAAGAGGAGTTCGCCCGGCTTCGTGAGCGCGTTGAAGGGATCATTGAGAACGAAGGCGGCCACCTGCTTAAGTTCGACGACTGGGGCCAGCGCAAGCTCGCCTACGAGATTCACGACAAGTCGGAATCCCGTCGTTTTGAGCGCGGCAACTACCAGTACTACCGCTACCTGGTCGGCGGAAACACGGTTGCGGAGATCGAGCGCAACCTGCAGCTGATCGACTCGGTGTTGAAGTTTTTGACCGTCAAGCTGGAAGACGATCTCATCGCTGAGGAGCGCCTGGCGCGCCCCGAAGAAGAAGAGATCGAAGAGGTCATCCCGGCTCAGGACGACGACGAATAG
- a CDS encoding SIR2 family NAD-dependent protein deacylase: protein MLKSIARAVVRKVIDRAADLVPPMLDPRLRSQRMNLPAIDRAAHVLKGKPRVLVCVGSGLSAESGVPTFRGPGGIYSDEEIAHLTHVDTFETDREHMLRWYQERREQLHSIHPNPGHEALIGLAQTGDYTVSTQNVDHLLEAASDAAGFRPSIYHLHGSLLSVRCHVCDYEVEDLHLDLGEQPGCPKCGGPLRPGVVWFGETLPEDALEKSMEVARNAEVCLILGTSGLVYPAAALPETARRHGATLIEVNPHLSALSDISDIVIRGRTGEVLPVLLRRVQDLNRG, encoded by the coding sequence TTGTTAAAGTCCATCGCCCGCGCCGTGGTGCGCAAGGTCATTGACCGCGCCGCCGATCTTGTGCCGCCCATGCTTGACCCCCGCCTGAGGAGCCAGCGCATGAACCTGCCCGCCATCGATCGCGCCGCGCACGTTCTTAAAGGCAAACCCCGCGTGCTGGTGTGCGTGGGAAGCGGCCTCTCTGCGGAGAGTGGCGTTCCGACCTTCCGCGGGCCGGGCGGCATCTACAGCGACGAGGAGATCGCGCACCTGACCCACGTCGACACCTTTGAGACGGACCGAGAGCACATGCTCCGCTGGTATCAGGAGCGGCGCGAGCAGCTGCACAGCATCCACCCCAACCCGGGGCATGAGGCGCTCATCGGTCTGGCGCAGACCGGCGACTACACCGTCTCCACACAGAACGTCGACCACCTGCTCGAAGCGGCCAGCGACGCGGCGGGCTTTCGCCCGAGCATCTACCATCTGCACGGCTCACTGCTCAGCGTGCGCTGCCACGTGTGCGACTACGAGGTGGAGGATCTTCACCTCGACCTTGGCGAGCAGCCCGGCTGCCCGAAGTGCGGCGGACCGCTGCGCCCGGGGGTGGTGTGGTTCGGGGAGACCCTTCCCGAAGACGCACTGGAGAAGAGCATGGAGGTGGCGCGCAACGCCGAGGTCTGCCTGATCCTCGGCACCAGCGGACTTGTCTATCCGGCCGCCGCGCTGCCCGAGACCGCCCGCCGCCACGGCGCCACCCTCATTGAGGTGAACCCTCATTTGAGCGCCCTCTCCGACATCAGCGATATCGTCATCCGCGGGAGGACCGGCGAGGTGCTGCCGGTGCTGCTGCGCCGGGTGCAGGATCTTAACCGGGGTTGA
- a CDS encoding cold-shock protein, whose product MATGSVKWFNNAKGFGFITQGGEDDIFVHYSQIEGEGFKTLKQGEVVEFELRRGPKGLHAARVLRSHEHDYSM is encoded by the coding sequence ATGGCAACGGGTTCTGTGAAATGGTTCAACAACGCCAAAGGTTTCGGATTCATCACTCAGGGAGGAGAAGACGACATCTTCGTCCACTACAGCCAGATTGAGGGCGAGGGCTTTAAGACCTTGAAGCAGGGCGAGGTCGTGGAGTTTGAACTTCGGCGTGGACCCAAGGGCTTGCATGCGGCGCGGGTGCTGCGCAGCCACGAGCACGACTACTCGATGTGA
- the pth gene encoding aminoacyl-tRNA hydrolase: MFEWIRRLLAPKEDGVSRTLIVGLGNPGPKYEGTRHNIGFAAVDALAQRYRMTVTQSKFHGVYTTGIIAGHDVALLKPLTFMNLSGKSVAPAMNFFNVTPDRLIVLHDELDVELGQMKIKEGGGHGGHNGLRDIVAKTGTREFIRLRLGIGRPEHGDVTNHVLGRFRPDETVAVDRLLEDACDAVEMVLGEGVAPAQNRFHGR, from the coding sequence GTGTTCGAGTGGATTCGCCGGCTTCTGGCTCCGAAGGAGGATGGGGTGAGTCGAACGCTGATCGTGGGCCTGGGCAATCCGGGGCCAAAGTATGAGGGGACCCGCCACAACATCGGCTTTGCCGCGGTGGATGCCCTGGCGCAGCGCTACCGGATGACCGTGACGCAGTCGAAGTTTCACGGGGTCTACACCACCGGCATCATCGCCGGTCATGATGTGGCGCTCTTAAAGCCGCTGACCTTCATGAACCTCTCCGGCAAGTCGGTGGCCCCGGCGATGAACTTCTTCAACGTGACCCCCGATCGCCTCATCGTGCTGCACGACGAGCTCGATGTGGAGCTGGGGCAGATGAAGATCAAAGAAGGCGGCGGCCACGGCGGCCATAATGGCCTGCGCGACATCGTAGCCAAGACGGGCACCCGCGAGTTTATTCGCCTGCGTTTAGGGATCGGTCGCCCCGAGCACGGCGACGTGACCAACCACGTGCTGGGGCGCTTTCGCCCGGATGAGACCGTGGCCGTCGATCGCCTGCTCGAAGATGCCTGCGATGCGGTCGAGATGGTGCTTGGCGAGGGCGTCGCCCCCGCCCAGAACCGTTTTCACGGGCGTTAA
- a CDS encoding tetratricopeptide repeat protein, translated as MPSQRLRALLIGGAFLMCAPGCSSSNAAKSDELPTEERVEAPSISVQELVLRGNEALDARQWDEAIAAYDEALAVDQQRWDVHMNRAIALTFALRYDDAIAAIGDALAAGGQDEPQVYFNLGNIYQERGLYQNAVTAYRASMAVDGDRLDVDTLLNIGAAYMFLRAYPQSRQALEKAAELAPDDPRPVHSLGILAFSEEKPDEALEHYNEVRALDPNYAPAYFNQGFILATLGENEEAARAFERYLELAPEGPYATRARNQANRLRRR; from the coding sequence ATGCCTTCTCAACGTTTGCGCGCTCTACTGATCGGCGGTGCGTTTTTGATGTGCGCGCCGGGCTGCTCTTCGTCCAACGCCGCAAAAAGCGACGAGCTTCCCACCGAGGAGCGCGTCGAGGCGCCCTCGATCTCGGTCCAGGAGCTGGTCCTTCGCGGCAATGAGGCCCTGGACGCTCGCCAGTGGGATGAGGCGATCGCGGCCTACGATGAGGCGCTGGCCGTCGATCAGCAGCGCTGGGATGTGCACATGAACCGCGCCATCGCCCTGACCTTTGCGCTGCGCTACGACGACGCCATCGCCGCCATTGGCGACGCGCTGGCCGCCGGCGGCCAGGACGAGCCGCAGGTGTACTTCAACCTGGGCAACATTTACCAGGAGCGCGGCCTCTACCAGAACGCGGTGACGGCCTACCGGGCCTCGATGGCCGTCGACGGCGACCGGCTCGATGTGGACACCCTGCTCAACATCGGGGCGGCCTACATGTTCTTGCGCGCCTACCCGCAGTCGCGCCAGGCCCTGGAGAAGGCTGCGGAGCTCGCGCCCGACGACCCGCGCCCCGTGCACAGCCTGGGGATTCTGGCCTTCAGCGAAGAGAAACCCGACGAGGCGCTAGAGCATTATAACGAGGTTCGCGCACTCGATCCGAACTACGCGCCGGCCTACTTCAATCAGGGCTTTATTCTGGCGACCCTGGGAGAGAACGAGGAGGCCGCGCGCGCGTTTGAGCGCTACCTGGAGCTCGCCCCGGAGGGCCCCTACGCCACCCGGGCACGCAACCAGGCCAACCGCCTGCGGCGGCGCTGA
- a CDS encoding MYXO-CTERM sorting domain-containing protein gives MKQHRNKVSRAAALARVLLATALGVSLQLGAAPVAQAQSVSTQVWVLPTGGTRVLWSYQVQASPESAQITRRADNPINLEDGSLASYTAALKMPGGHLLLGDGAGRGAVRFDARGDEVESLSPPGQWVSSPGLSVVSLLDDNTPGELLMGDNSVGRAHVYDTVEGRYIWSTPLGLSNASARVAATAVLPGERFALAVNWPAAELSGLLIFDRDDRNTPALTLLSAEHPDRSDSRVVPELSLLRDMMALPSGELLVATSSAILRLSAEGEVMWQAPLADAGVGGEFLALSFLSERFAIVSTYQPGLWTSPHPNHRLLVYDTAGDTTPLSVSSPLDGAPLAIELATGHGATRTFGYEAARGDATLSDLSALAVYDDLTLASDAVPPGAPLGLSLGVRNEAEAATFVRAFELLAAPGTCASTEGWSAERWQEEVRLWMYLEPTLQPQQELLLSGEANTAPLFIGPWCAQMVAENVRGQARLIGSAAPFSITAGEDADTIEVESLGRFEPGQADPGPDPEAPPLTPNTEGGGCSSGPGAPSHPGGFAMAALAILIGQRRRRN, from the coding sequence GTGAAGCAACATCGCAATAAGGTATCACGCGCCGCGGCGCTGGCACGAGTGCTTTTGGCCACGGCGCTGGGAGTTTCGCTGCAGCTGGGTGCGGCTCCCGTGGCGCAGGCCCAGTCCGTAAGCACACAGGTGTGGGTGCTGCCCACCGGCGGCACCCGGGTGCTGTGGAGCTACCAGGTGCAGGCCTCCCCCGAGAGCGCCCAGATCACCCGACGCGCCGACAACCCGATCAACCTCGAAGATGGGAGCCTGGCCAGCTACACCGCCGCGCTGAAGATGCCCGGCGGCCATCTTCTGCTGGGCGACGGTGCGGGGCGAGGCGCGGTGCGCTTTGATGCGCGCGGCGACGAGGTTGAGTCGCTGAGCCCCCCGGGCCAGTGGGTCAGCTCACCGGGGCTCTCGGTGGTGTCGCTGCTCGACGATAACACCCCCGGCGAGCTTTTGATGGGGGATAACTCGGTGGGTCGTGCACATGTCTATGACACGGTGGAGGGGCGCTACATCTGGTCGACGCCCCTGGGGCTTTCCAACGCCTCGGCCCGGGTCGCGGCCACGGCGGTGCTTCCCGGGGAGCGCTTTGCGCTTGCGGTAAACTGGCCGGCCGCCGAGCTTTCGGGGCTGCTTATTTTTGATCGCGACGATCGCAACACGCCGGCTTTGACGCTGCTCTCGGCCGAGCACCCCGACCGGTCGGATAGCCGCGTGGTGCCTGAACTTTCCCTTCTTCGCGACATGATGGCGCTCCCCTCCGGAGAGCTTCTCGTAGCGACATCCAGCGCGATCCTGAGGTTGAGCGCCGAGGGTGAGGTGATGTGGCAGGCGCCGCTGGCCGATGCGGGCGTGGGCGGAGAGTTTCTGGCGTTGAGCTTTCTCTCCGAGCGCTTTGCCATCGTCTCCACGTACCAGCCCGGGCTGTGGACTTCGCCGCACCCGAACCATCGGCTGCTGGTCTACGATACTGCCGGGGATACAACGCCCCTCTCGGTGAGCTCGCCGCTGGACGGCGCGCCGCTGGCCATCGAGCTTGCGACAGGCCACGGCGCGACGCGCACCTTCGGCTATGAGGCCGCTCGCGGAGATGCAACGCTCAGCGACTTGAGCGCGCTGGCGGTCTACGACGATCTGACACTTGCCAGCGACGCGGTGCCCCCCGGCGCTCCGCTGGGGCTCAGCCTGGGGGTGCGTAACGAGGCCGAGGCGGCGACCTTCGTGCGCGCCTTTGAACTTCTCGCAGCTCCCGGGACCTGCGCAAGCACCGAGGGATGGAGCGCCGAGCGCTGGCAGGAGGAGGTGCGCCTGTGGATGTACCTGGAGCCCACCCTGCAACCTCAGCAGGAGCTTCTGCTCAGCGGGGAAGCCAACACCGCCCCCCTTTTTATCGGGCCGTGGTGCGCGCAGATGGTGGCGGAGAATGTCCGTGGTCAGGCCCGGCTCATCGGGAGCGCGGCCCCCTTTTCAATCACCGCCGGTGAAGACGCCGACACCATCGAAGTCGAGTCGCTGGGCCGTTTTGAGCCCGGTCAGGCCGACCCCGGCCCCGACCCGGAGGCGCCGCCCCTGACCCCAAACACAGAGGGCGGAGGCTGCAGCAGCGGCCCGGGCGCACCCTCCCACCCAGGGGGGTTCGCGATGGCTGCGCTCGCGATTCTCATCGGGCAGCGCCGGCGCCGCAACTAG
- a CDS encoding HD domain-containing protein codes for MPQANPFSSLPELRADAFATTVRVPELRNVALTSRVEAILDHPAFQRLRRIRMLGPTHLVYPGAVHTRFEHSLGVYGCTRWFLQSLGRLPQLASSLSEEDLLSVLAAGLLHDIGHYPFAHSLEALHLKGEDTPRHEEVGGRIIMGEFEGLRGQRTIAEILRRDWGVDPERVIGLCTGALGEKPSQVDRLLNSIISGTIDADKMDYLERDSHHIGVPYGRTYDRERLLANLTLNANEDGLAIAAKGKVPAEMFVFSRYTMFSEVYWHHTVRAASAMVENAIAAFHSRAQLDPEDFLGTLLRCDDEQLLGWIFDQSPDPSAPRFLLGGLQTTRRRLYKRVATFSRIYAERDKQRAYETIYAMERAQLFDLTARLSARLGSALNMPLHPAALIIDIPPRDKDRIDTIEVVYPEVRGRRHYPLHELSQVVAGIQDDFIAVVKKIRIFAEPTLAARLRELKGLDDLLLAEILKR; via the coding sequence ATGCCCCAGGCCAACCCCTTTTCCAGCCTCCCCGAGTTGCGCGCCGATGCGTTCGCCACCACTGTTCGCGTACCCGAGTTGCGCAACGTCGCGTTGACCTCTCGCGTGGAAGCGATCCTCGATCACCCCGCGTTTCAACGCCTGCGGCGCATTCGCATGCTCGGCCCCACCCACCTTGTGTATCCGGGTGCGGTGCACACCCGCTTTGAGCATTCGCTGGGGGTCTACGGCTGCACGCGCTGGTTCTTGCAGTCTCTGGGGCGGCTTCCGCAGCTGGCGAGCTCGCTGAGCGAAGAAGATCTGCTGAGCGTGCTCGCCGCCGGGCTGCTCCACGACATCGGGCATTACCCCTTCGCGCACAGCCTGGAGGCGCTGCACCTCAAGGGCGAAGACACCCCGCGCCATGAAGAGGTCGGCGGTCGCATCATTATGGGGGAGTTTGAGGGGCTGCGCGGCCAGCGCACCATCGCCGAGATCTTACGCCGCGACTGGGGCGTCGACCCCGAGCGGGTCATCGGGCTTTGCACCGGGGCGCTTGGCGAGAAGCCCTCACAGGTCGACCGGCTTTTGAACTCGATCATCAGCGGCACCATCGACGCCGACAAAATGGACTACCTGGAGCGGGACTCCCACCATATCGGAGTGCCTTACGGGCGCACCTACGATCGGGAGCGCCTGCTGGCCAACCTCACGCTCAACGCCAACGAGGACGGGCTGGCGATCGCGGCCAAAGGTAAAGTTCCCGCCGAGATGTTTGTGTTCAGCCGCTACACGATGTTTAGCGAGGTGTACTGGCATCATACCGTGCGCGCGGCCAGCGCGATGGTGGAGAACGCCATTGCGGCTTTTCATAGCCGCGCGCAGCTCGACCCGGAGGATTTTCTGGGCACCCTGCTCCGCTGCGACGATGAGCAGCTTCTGGGGTGGATCTTCGATCAATCCCCCGATCCCAGCGCGCCGCGCTTTCTGCTCGGCGGGCTGCAGACCACACGCCGGCGGCTCTACAAGCGGGTGGCCACGTTCAGCCGTATCTACGCCGAGCGCGATAAGCAGCGCGCCTATGAGACGATCTATGCCATGGAGCGCGCGCAGCTCTTCGATCTGACGGCGCGCCTGAGCGCGCGACTGGGCTCGGCGCTCAACATGCCCCTGCACCCGGCGGCTTTGATCATCGACATCCCCCCGCGCGACAAGGATCGCATCGACACCATCGAGGTGGTCTACCCCGAGGTGCGCGGCCGCCGCCATTACCCCCTGCATGAGCTCTCGCAGGTGGTGGCGGGCATCCAGGACGACTTCATCGCCGTCGTCAAAAAGATCCGTATCTTCGCCGAGCCCACACTCGCCGCGCGTCTGCGCGAGCTTAAGGGCCTCGACGATCTCCTGCTGGCCGAGATCCTCAAACGTTAA